One Roseomonas sp. OT10 DNA window includes the following coding sequences:
- the htpX gene encoding zinc metalloprotease HtpX → MSGYLKTTLLLAGMTALFVGIGFVVGGREGMLIALVMACGMNLYAWWNSDKMVLRMNNAEPLDPGRAPELYGMVQALAQRAGLPMPALYLIREDQPNAFATGRNPQNAAVAVTSGLLQMMPPEEVAGVVAHELAHIRNRDTLIMTVTACLAGAIGMLAQFGMFFGRSRDNRSNPLGPIGAILMVVLAPMAAMLVQMAISRSREYEADRVGAEIAGGPQGLANALLRLEGARHGLINQAAEANPAMAHLFIVNPLSGARMDNLFSTHPSTENRVQALMRAHGGMAAPAMAPTPGPAARPAGPWGRGARQAAPAPRRRGPWG, encoded by the coding sequence ATGTCCGGATATCTGAAGACCACCCTGCTGCTGGCCGGGATGACGGCCCTGTTCGTCGGCATCGGCTTCGTGGTCGGCGGCCGGGAGGGCATGCTCATCGCGCTGGTGATGGCGTGCGGCATGAACCTCTACGCCTGGTGGAACAGCGACAAGATGGTGCTGCGCATGAACAATGCGGAGCCGCTGGACCCGGGCCGCGCGCCGGAGCTCTACGGCATGGTCCAGGCCCTGGCGCAGCGGGCGGGGCTGCCGATGCCCGCGCTCTACCTGATCCGGGAGGACCAGCCGAACGCCTTCGCCACCGGCCGCAACCCGCAGAACGCGGCGGTCGCCGTGACCTCCGGCCTGTTGCAGATGATGCCGCCCGAGGAGGTGGCCGGCGTGGTGGCCCATGAGCTGGCGCATATCCGCAACCGCGACACGCTGATCATGACCGTCACCGCCTGCCTGGCCGGCGCGATCGGCATGCTGGCGCAGTTCGGTATGTTCTTCGGCCGCTCGCGCGACAACCGCTCCAACCCGCTCGGCCCGATCGGGGCGATCCTGATGGTGGTGCTCGCGCCCATGGCCGCGATGCTGGTGCAGATGGCGATCAGCCGCTCCCGCGAATACGAGGCCGACCGGGTCGGCGCGGAGATCGCCGGGGGGCCGCAGGGCCTGGCCAACGCCCTGCTGCGGCTGGAGGGCGCGCGGCACGGGCTGATCAACCAGGCGGCCGAGGCCAACCCGGCCATGGCCCACCTGTTCATCGTCAACCCCCTCTCCGGCGCGCGGATGGACAACCTCTTCTCCACCCATCCGAGCACCGAGAACCGGGTGCAGGCGCTGATGCGGGCCCATGGCGGCATGGCGGCGCCCGCCATGGCCCCCACACCCGGGCCCGCCGCCCGCCCGGCAGGCCCCTGGGGCAGAGGCGCCCGCCAGGCAGCCCCAGCCCCCCGGCGCCGCGGCCCCTGGGGCTGA
- a CDS encoding DUF1674 domain-containing protein, whose product MTEPANKAPPPPPEADQAAPPAPHASAPLPKPPPGEIGGPSGPEPTRYGDWERKGRVSDF is encoded by the coding sequence ATGACCGAGCCAGCCAACAAGGCGCCCCCCCCCCCGCCCGAAGCCGACCAGGCCGCGCCGCCGGCGCCGCACGCCTCCGCGCCCCTGCCCAAGCCGCCGCCGGGCGAGATCGGCGGCCCGAGCGGGCCGGAGCCGACCCGCTATGGCGACTGGGAGCGGAAGGGGCGCGTCAGCGACTTCTGA
- a CDS encoding MFS transporter has translation MSSSPAPASTGRLVFVLGLAGFSTALTTRALDPLLIGVAADFSTSIEHVALLASAYALPYALIQPLLGPVGDALGKRRIILLCCVLLTLSLLACAGAPGLGFLFLARIAAGATSGGVTPLALASFGDAVPLAQRQVAMSRFLAWAIGGQVAGGVLAGLIGGAVGWRGMMLLCALASLTAALVLWRDGAAAPEPQARRLDPGLALQRYREILRNPAAPPLYIGVAIEGALTFGVFPFLAALLERRGIGGIVEAGLALGVFGLGGFAYAALAGRLVAGIGQARMLILGGILAGAGLTLLAAAGHVGLVILATFVTGLGYFMMHNSIQVRVTELSPTARGSAVALHAFSFFLGQSLGPILFGMAQQAIGAAPSLLASAGGMVVLGFWLGSRRPARGV, from the coding sequence ATGTCCTCCTCCCCCGCTCCCGCCAGCACGGGCCGCCTCGTCTTCGTCCTGGGCCTGGCCGGGTTCTCCACCGCCCTGACCACCCGGGCCCTGGATCCCCTGCTGATCGGGGTGGCGGCTGACTTCTCCACCAGCATCGAGCACGTGGCCCTGCTCGCCTCCGCCTATGCGCTGCCCTATGCGCTGATCCAGCCCCTGCTGGGGCCGGTGGGCGACGCCCTGGGCAAGCGCCGCATCATCCTGCTCTGCTGCGTGCTGCTGACCCTCTCGCTGCTGGCCTGCGCCGGGGCGCCGGGCCTGGGCTTCCTGTTCCTCGCGCGCATCGCCGCCGGAGCCACCTCGGGCGGGGTGACGCCGCTGGCCCTCGCCTCCTTCGGCGATGCCGTGCCCCTGGCGCAGCGGCAGGTGGCGATGAGCCGCTTCCTGGCCTGGGCCATCGGCGGCCAGGTGGCGGGCGGCGTCCTGGCCGGGCTGATCGGCGGGGCGGTGGGGTGGCGCGGCATGATGCTGCTCTGCGCCCTGGCCTCGCTGACGGCGGCGCTGGTGCTGTGGCGGGACGGCGCCGCCGCGCCGGAGCCGCAGGCGCGCCGGCTGGACCCGGGCCTGGCGCTGCAGCGCTACCGCGAGATCCTGCGCAACCCTGCCGCGCCGCCGCTCTACATCGGGGTGGCGATCGAGGGCGCGCTGACCTTCGGCGTCTTTCCCTTCCTCGCGGCCCTGCTGGAGCGGCGCGGCATCGGCGGCATCGTCGAGGCCGGGCTGGCGCTGGGCGTCTTCGGCCTGGGCGGCTTCGCCTACGCGGCCCTCGCCGGCCGGCTGGTGGCGGGGATCGGGCAGGCGCGGATGCTGATCCTGGGCGGCATCCTGGCCGGGGCGGGGCTGACCCTGCTGGCCGCCGCCGGGCATGTGGGCCTGGTGATCCTGGCCACCTTCGTGACCGGGCTGGGCTACTTCATGATGCACAACAGCATCCAGGTCCGGGTGACGGAGCTGTCGCCGACGGCACGCGGCTCGGCGGTCGCGCTGCACGCGTTCAGCTTCTTCCTCGGCCAGTCGCTCGGCCCCATCCTCTTCGGCATGGCGCAGCAGGCGATCGGCGCGGCGCCCAGCCTGCTGGCCAGCGCCGGCGGGATGGTGGTGCTCGGCTTCTGGCTGGGGTCGCGCCGGCCGGCGCGGGGGGTCTGA
- the glcF gene encoding glycolate oxidase subunit GlcF: MQTNFTDEQLKDPDTRVSNGILRTCVHCGFCTATCPTFVLLGDELDSPRGRIYLIKDMLESGRPATEEVVRHVDRCLSCLSCMTTCPSGVHYMHLVDHARHYIEETYERPWHERLFRAVLGRTLPDPGRFRLSLLGARIARPFRGLIPGRSMPAQRLRAMLDLAPATLPPASPMQAPQVHRAEGARRGRVALLTGCAQTVLSPSINEATIRLLTRMGMEVVVTKEQGCCGALEHHMGRHDPAMARARANIGAWAAEMEGEGLDAVVINTSGCGTTVKDYGFMFREEPAPWRDRAAAVSGIAADISEVLVRLGYAPTRESPDLTVAYHSACSLQHGQKVTEAPKALLRTAGFRVKEPAEGHLCCGSAGVYNIVQPEIAGRLRERKLDNIARTRADLIAAGNIGCLTQLGSGALPTVHTVELLDWMAGGPEPPAVDQARRARAAA, encoded by the coding sequence ATGCAGACGAACTTCACGGACGAGCAGCTGAAGGACCCGGACACGCGGGTCTCCAACGGCATCCTGCGCACCTGCGTCCATTGCGGCTTCTGCACCGCGACCTGCCCGACCTTCGTCCTGCTGGGCGATGAGCTGGACAGCCCGCGCGGCCGCATCTACCTCATCAAGGACATGCTGGAGAGCGGCAGGCCCGCCACCGAGGAGGTGGTGCGGCACGTGGACCGCTGCCTCTCCTGCCTCTCCTGCATGACGACCTGCCCCTCCGGCGTGCACTACATGCATCTGGTCGACCACGCCCGGCACTACATCGAGGAGACCTACGAGCGCCCCTGGCACGAGCGGCTCTTCCGCGCCGTGCTCGGCCGCACCCTGCCCGATCCGGGGCGCTTCCGCCTCTCCCTGCTCGGCGCGCGGATCGCACGGCCCTTCCGCGGGCTGATCCCCGGCCGGTCGATGCCCGCCCAGCGGCTGCGGGCGATGCTGGACCTGGCCCCCGCCACCCTGCCACCCGCCAGCCCGATGCAGGCGCCGCAGGTCCACCGCGCCGAGGGCGCCCGCCGCGGCCGCGTCGCGCTGCTGACCGGCTGCGCCCAGACGGTGCTCTCGCCCAGCATCAACGAGGCCACCATCCGCCTCCTCACCCGCATGGGGATGGAGGTGGTGGTGACGAAGGAGCAGGGCTGCTGCGGCGCGCTGGAGCACCACATGGGCCGGCACGACCCCGCCATGGCCCGGGCGCGGGCCAATATCGGCGCCTGGGCGGCCGAGATGGAGGGCGAGGGGCTGGATGCGGTGGTGATCAACACCTCCGGCTGCGGCACCACGGTCAAGGATTACGGCTTCATGTTCCGCGAGGAGCCGGCGCCCTGGCGCGACCGGGCCGCCGCCGTCTCCGGCATCGCCGCCGACATCAGCGAGGTGCTGGTCCGCCTCGGCTACGCCCCCACGCGGGAGAGCCCGGACCTGACCGTCGCCTACCACTCCGCCTGTTCGCTCCAGCACGGGCAGAAGGTGACCGAGGCGCCCAAGGCCCTGCTGCGGACGGCCGGCTTCAGGGTGAAGGAGCCGGCGGAGGGGCATCTCTGCTGCGGCTCGGCCGGCGTCTACAACATCGTCCAGCCGGAGATCGCGGGACGGCTGCGCGAGCGCAAGCTGGACAACATCGCCCGCACCCGCGCCGACCTGATCGCGGCCGGGAACATCGGCTGCCTGACCCAGCTCGGCAGCGGGGCCTTGCCGACGGTGCACACGGTGGAGCTGCTCGACTGGATGGCGGGCGGGCCGGAGCCGCCCGCCGTGGACCAGGCGCGCCGGGCGCGCGCGGCCGCCTGA